From the genome of Loxodonta africana isolate mLoxAfr1 chromosome 4, mLoxAfr1.hap2, whole genome shotgun sequence:
GGCATATACTAGGATCATCCTGGCCAAACTGAAACATGCTCATCTTAGTTACAGGGTTATTCAGACTTTCAGTTTTTTCTTGAGTTAGATATacaacttttttttctaatgtgcTGATTTTGTCTAAGATTTCATATTGATGTAAAAATGTTCATATTTTCTCATTATGTTTTTAAACTATAATTAACTTGTAGTTATAGTTCCTTCTTGATGGTTAATATTATTTAGGTGTGTTTCTCTTTtcactggagtcctggtggctcagtggttaagagctcagctgctaaccaaaagattggcagtttgaatccaccagccactccttggaaaccctatggggcagttctaccctgtcctatagggtcgctgtgagttcgaatcaactcaatggcaacaggcttggttttgttttgtttttcttttctcctttaacTTGACCACTCTTCAGAGGATCATCTAGTTTGTTAATCTCTTTAAAGAATCAACTTCTAGCTCTGTCCCTGGTCTCTCATTTTGCTCTAGACTTTTTAGTAAATTTGTCACATCTCAAATTATTCATTTCAAGGTAATTTATTTTTTGactaacatcacaaaaaaaccatcaaggtttccagcatcacaaggatatatatattaatttcaaTAGGGAGATTTTTTTCCTTAGTATGTACctaaattgaaaataaattatttttaatctgTCTTTTCATGAAAGTCTTCAGTGATTTTGAtcactttgctttttctttcctctctgcttTCCATTACCAATGTACAACATTGCTAtcttatgaaaatcaaatgtaaTCTCACACTGAAGTATGTTGACTATGAGCTAAAAGTCAAATTTAGCTGCACCTTGATTTTACCCTACAGATCTTGCTACACGGAAAAAAAACAGCAATGCCTTACAATCAAAATCCAGAGCAGTCAACCAGGAATCATAGTGAAGATGaaaaaaagggaaaggagaaatgggaaaatgaagaaggagaagaagagaggaaagaagagaaaagaaaatgggaagaGACAGGCTGTATCCCAAGAAAAGATTACTCAGCAAATCCCTCATGGACAATCTTTGGgcaaattttaaattaataaatgccCTAGAGAACGAGATTATCTATCGCTGTCATTTCAATTTAACATGACAGATAAACAGGTATGGTAGCCTATTTCTTCACTGACAAAGTCACTTGAATACTATTATATAACCCAATGTGTTTACACCTGGATTAGCTACCTCTCCCACTTTATTTTATGCAGATAAAAGAATGGTTttctgaaaagaggaagaaatacaagaaagataTGTTCAAGGGAAACATAACAAAAGACACAAGAAGTAAGAATGTTTTATATGTACAGCACTAAGTTGTAAGGAAGTAAAATGGAATATATTGACTTTTTGGAGATCATTTGTGATCACATAGTTACTGGATAGCTCATATATTTTTCACATTCCATCCAGTTAGAGAAAGAACCATTTACTTTAATCATTAGATTTTTATTGATTGTACCATGCAATTAATAATGTCCTTCTTGTTCCTTTAATGCTGAATATATTTGATGATTGTCTTGCCTTTCCAGGTATTTGAAGAACTTCAAGTGATTTCAGAATTAATGAAGATGAGAACAACATCAACATTTTTAACAGCGCTGGATACAGAGCAaatttttatgtattatcttACTTGATCATCATTCTAAcccatagatgaggaaactgaattgCTCAGAAATGATTCGACTTCATCAACAAGTAACTATTCCTAACTGTCTGAGCCTGAAGTAGTACTTCCATCTCTCAACTTCAACTCCTATGTGATTTCCAGTACAGCATGGGAAATATTGTAGGCTGTATCAATTTccgtttatattaaaaaaatatatactcttAATACTCTCTATTAAATTCCAATGTGATAATATTTCTAATGTTCTTGTACCTTCTCCAACTCCATAATTTCCTAACGTCTTTGAAACTTTTCAAGTGTGCTTTAAGAAGATTCCCTTGTATTTCAATGGAGATTATTTTTCAGATTTAACATATTTTGATATATGTTAAATATATGTACTCTGAAGGGAAACATTTTAAGTCACTTATTCTTATGCTTAAATGCAGTTCTGGAAggataaacaagaaaaaacaacaatTGCCAAGTCTGTGAAGTAGAACTGGaggatggaaatgcaaaggagGTTCTAAACATTCTATTTTCACCCTGTCATGATATCTAAGagttgtggcacagtggttaagagctgggctgctaaccaaaaggttggtagtccaAGTCCACCAGCTTCTTAGAAGccatgtgggacagttctactgtgtcttataggctCACCATTAGTTGGGATGATGGCAACGGGTTCATTTTTGCTTTTCTGTAAtatttgaaaggagccctggtggtgcagtagttaaagtgctcagctgcaaccagaaggtcagtgattcaaacccacaagttgttccatgggagaaagatgtggtagtctttttccgtaaagatttatgatCTTGGAAACCCATCATACAGTTCTACAGTAGgtaactatgagtgggaattgactgggtggcagagagttttttttttttggaacatttGAAGTTTCTTTAATATAAGCTTATTGATTTTATTTGAGAAAATAGTCAATAAAGAAATTACTCATCTCTGTGAAAATGTTCAGGAAATAAAAGAGTAACACACCATAGGATCTAATGGGTTTGGCACATCCATCCTACAATCTGTCAATATATCTCTAAATGGCCCCTTCTGCCTTTTCTCTACATACTTGATTATGGTCTTAGAAGGGTGATTTTTGTCTGCGTGACTGGATGGGAGAAGCAAAGttgtttagttttagtttttttctcaagAGTGATTTGATGGATGGCCCAAGGATAAAGATGGAAGTGAAGGCAAGAACATGGCACTAATGGTTTAAGAGAATCACTCCTCAGATTTCTTAATAAATTCTGACATGTGATGTGATTTTTACAATTAACACAGATGAACCATTTAACAATCAAGCCTTCCTGAAATTCACTAAAGTTCACACCCTGAAGGCCAAGATCTAGACCTCATTGTCTAATTCACACTAAAAACCTCAAGCTCTAAAATCCCattacctcattttttaaaatattctttcagCTATTTCATAGTGTTCCTTCATTGCTTCAATGCAACCTCAAAGAGTCTGTGCTTTGTTGCCGCAATTTTCTTCTGATCTTGTCATAGTTTTCTGGGCTCACTCAGTTCTCTAAAGTCTGAATATCATGGTTAATAAACCTGAATCACTATCTCACCAACACCCACAATTCCCTCATTTCTCTTGCTCTTTTGTCCTTCCACATGCCAGAAAAAAATCTCAGCCTTTCATGAGTCTCAAATTGGCCCTATGCCTGGAAGGTTGAATACTGCTGATAAGTATCAGTTAAAAATTGAGTTGTCTTATTGAATGACTCAGGGATAGGTTGGAATCAGAGATGAGGGTAGGGCTTCTGTTGTTCATGTTATTTGGTAATTCAATAGTAGTTTTATATTAAAGGCTACATCAAAGTTATGAAtacaatattcatttattttttaatctcatgTCTTCTTATATCATCAGCCAGAAACTTTATCAAAGCCTATTACCTTCCTGTACATTAAACCAGAGCCTTTCTActcattttttccttagtttataAACATGTTCAATCTTCTCTgatcctaaaaaacaaacaaaaaaactctcttgccttgccttgcgtgCAACTCTCTACTACCCTAACTCTTTCTAGTCTCATAtgaccttcttttctttttcatctgttttctgaatataaaagtaaaatattttcctttttgaaaatccagaaaaccaaaaaagagactAAAAATCGTTTGCATATACAACCAGTATTAAACTTTGATTGCATTTCCTTCTAGGCTTTTTTTGGGTCCATATTTCAAACAAATTGGATTCATACTGTATGTGcaatgtgtttctttttctttaaattaacaCTAATTCTTTAAATTTAACATCTTCTTTAAGTGTGGAACATTTTAAAATCAAGTATTGtttgaaaatgttatttttatggctgcattatattttatgtactatcatttttccatatttatttctttatgcaAAGCCCTAGAAATGAAATTATAGAGTTAAAGcatgttttaaaaatcattttgcaTCTAGCACTACAGGAAGGATTTACCTAACTTATTCTCTCACTAGTAATAATGAAAGCGTTTTTTTTCCCACTGTATTATAATTTTAATAATCGTTAACAATATCAACCAATCTTCTTGAAAGAAGACCTTCCACAATACGTTCCAAATCAATTAGGCAATAGATACTTATCCAGCTGCATCAAAATCTCCTaagaacttatttttttaaatgtcccaCTGGATTATGATGTGCAGCCAGGTTGGGAATCATCAGTTTACATTCATAACCCCTCTTGTTTTTTCCCATCTCATTTACTCCAAACCACTGAAAGCTGACATTCCTATATGGAAACTTCTCTGGCAAAGGTCATCAATGACATTTATATTGACAAATCAATCGACACTTTTAACTTACGAACTCACAAAATCTAGTATTCCAACACCAACAATTCTTCAATCCGCCTCTCACTCTCCATTCCCTATGTCAGTAGTCTATATTTCACTACTTTCTAACATGACAGTTGCTTCTTCTTTATAGCCTTTCTTCATACTCGCCCTACAAAGCCCTACAGTCTTTTTTAAACTCTTCACGCATTTCATACGTCACCTGAGCAGTTGATTATAGCTAGAGAAAAACACACAGCCATGCTGTGGGGTTTACATTAACCTTACCCAGAGCATTTAGGCTTTGCCCTAGGTTCCATAGATATACTCTCTAAGATAACCTTGGAATTTGAGTGTCTTCCATAAAGACTCCAGGCCATACCTAACTAACAGGTTAGGTGAGGTGATGAGGTGGCTCAGGGATGGGGGCttgccaggccagaaagacccaccaTAGAA
Proteins encoded in this window:
- the NANOGNB gene encoding LOW QUALITY PROTEIN: NANOG neighbor homeobox (The sequence of the model RefSeq protein was modified relative to this genomic sequence to represent the inferred CDS: inserted 2 bases in 2 codons); its protein translation is MGKRILLHGKKTAMPYNQNPEQSTRNHSEDEKKGKEKWENEEGEEERKEEKRKWEEXRLYPKKRLLSKSLMDNLWANFKXNKCPRERDYLSLSFQFNMTDKQIKEWFSEKRKKYKKDMFKGNITKDTRSKNVLYVQH